Proteins from a genomic interval of Nocardioidaceae bacterium:
- a CDS encoding acyl-CoA dehydrogenase family protein, whose product MDFAPSARSVEYQEKLQDFMDAHVYPAEATYHQQMAESGNPNHHPAVLEELKAEAKSRGLWNLFHPHENAEWGSPGLSNLDYAPLAEITGRSPELAPEAINCNAPDTGNMEVLQLFGTDEHKQKWLKPLLAGEIASAFCMTEPDVASSDATNVQLRMTPDGDDYVLNGRKWWASNALHANCRVLIVMGKTDPQAPTHRQQSMMVVPIDTPGITIVRGLPVFGYQDREGHAEVLFEDVRVPRTALLAGEGDGFTIAQSRLGPGRIHHCMRTIGMAERALDLMIERSQRRTTFGKPVADNANIQDWIAEARIDIEMIRLLTMKTAWLMDTVGNKQARTEIAAIKVAAPQIALKIIDRAIQVHGGGGVSDDFPLASFYAHLRTLRLADGPDEVHKRTIARGELRRIDPQWKKK is encoded by the coding sequence ATGGACTTCGCCCCCAGCGCCCGTTCCGTGGAGTACCAGGAGAAGCTCCAGGACTTCATGGACGCCCACGTCTACCCGGCCGAAGCGACCTACCACCAGCAGATGGCGGAGTCGGGCAACCCGAACCACCACCCCGCGGTGCTCGAGGAGCTCAAGGCCGAGGCGAAGAGCCGCGGCCTGTGGAACCTGTTCCACCCCCACGAGAACGCCGAGTGGGGCTCGCCGGGCCTGTCGAACCTCGACTACGCCCCGCTCGCCGAGATCACCGGTCGCAGCCCCGAGCTCGCCCCCGAGGCGATCAACTGCAACGCCCCCGACACCGGCAACATGGAGGTGCTCCAGCTCTTCGGCACCGACGAGCACAAGCAGAAGTGGCTCAAGCCGCTGCTCGCCGGTGAGATCGCCTCCGCCTTCTGCATGACCGAGCCCGACGTCGCCAGCTCCGACGCCACCAACGTGCAGCTGCGCATGACCCCCGACGGCGACGACTACGTGCTCAACGGGCGCAAGTGGTGGGCGTCGAACGCGCTGCACGCCAACTGCCGTGTGCTCATCGTGATGGGCAAGACCGATCCTCAAGCCCCCACCCACCGCCAGCAGTCGATGATGGTCGTGCCGATCGACACCCCGGGCATCACCATCGTGCGCGGTCTGCCGGTCTTCGGCTACCAGGACCGTGAGGGCCACGCCGAGGTGCTGTTCGAGGACGTACGCGTGCCGCGCACCGCCCTGCTCGCCGGCGAGGGCGACGGGTTCACGATCGCCCAGTCCCGCCTCGGCCCCGGCCGCATCCACCACTGCATGCGCACCATCGGCATGGCCGAGCGCGCCCTCGACCTGATGATCGAGCGCTCGCAGCGGCGCACCACCTTCGGCAAGCCGGTCGCCGACAACGCCAACATCCAGGACTGGATCGCCGAGGCGCGCATCGACATCGAGATGATCCGCCTGCTCACGATGAAGACGGCCTGGCTGATGGACACCGTCGGCAACAAGCAGGCGCGTACGGAGATCGCCGCCATCAAGGTGGCCGCACCGCAGATCGCGCTGAAGATCATCGACCGCGCGATCCAGGTGCACGGCGGGGGCGGCGTCAGCGACGACTTCCCGCTCGCCAGCTTCTACGCCCACCTGCGCACGCTGCGTCTCGCGGACGGACCGGACGAGGTGCACAAGCGCACCATCGCGCGCGGCGAGCTGCGCCGCATCGACCCGCAGTGGAAGAAGAAGTGA
- a CDS encoding QacE family quaternary ammonium compound efflux SMR transporter gives MTADRSGAARLPTWLLLTAAVAGEVAGTASLRLSEGLTRPVFTLGVVLLYGASIAIFGRVLGRGMSLGVAYGTITASGLVAATLLSAVAFDDRLSVVHVIGILVLGTGAVLLQVDRA, from the coding sequence ATGACCGCTGACCGCTCCGGTGCCGCACGACTCCCCACGTGGTTGCTCTTGACTGCGGCGGTCGCGGGCGAAGTCGCGGGCACGGCATCCCTGCGACTCTCGGAAGGTCTCACGAGGCCGGTGTTCACGCTCGGTGTCGTGCTTCTCTACGGGGCCAGCATCGCGATCTTCGGACGCGTGCTCGGCCGCGGCATGAGCCTCGGGGTCGCGTACGGGACCATCACCGCCTCGGGCCTGGTGGCCGCGACGCTGTTGAGCGCGGTCGCATTCGACGACCGGCTGAGCGTGGTGCACGTGATCGGCATCCTGGTGCTCGGGACGGGAGCGGTCCTCCTGCAGGTGGATCGCGCATGA
- a CDS encoding SDR family oxidoreductase, translating into MEIQGTVAVVTGAAGGIGAAIAQRLLEHGGSVVVTDLDGARLDASVAALEAYADGRVAGLAGDCSDESHIRASIELAQERFGPVDLYVANAGVGLGQGLEAPDEDWETALGVNVMAHVRAARLLVPGWVERGRGYFLSTASAAGLLTQIGSPTYSVSKHAAVAFAEWLRVTYAHRGVTVSCLCPMGVNTDLLTGGSDSADDNARRSARAVTDAGDVLEPLDVADVVVEALGEERFLVLPHPEVLEFFRRKAGDYDRWLAGMARYQDSLG; encoded by the coding sequence ATGGAGATCCAGGGAACTGTCGCCGTCGTCACCGGTGCCGCCGGCGGCATCGGCGCCGCCATCGCCCAGCGCCTGCTGGAGCACGGCGGCAGTGTCGTGGTCACCGACCTCGACGGAGCGCGGTTGGACGCGAGCGTCGCCGCGCTCGAGGCGTACGCGGACGGGCGCGTGGCCGGCCTCGCGGGTGACTGCAGCGACGAGAGCCACATCCGGGCGTCGATCGAGCTCGCGCAGGAGCGCTTCGGGCCCGTCGACCTGTACGTCGCCAACGCCGGCGTCGGCCTCGGCCAGGGTCTCGAGGCGCCCGACGAGGACTGGGAGACCGCCCTGGGCGTCAACGTCATGGCCCACGTCCGCGCCGCCCGCCTGCTGGTGCCCGGCTGGGTCGAGCGGGGCCGCGGCTACTTCCTGAGCACCGCCTCGGCGGCCGGCCTGCTCACGCAGATCGGCTCGCCGACGTACTCGGTCAGCAAGCACGCGGCCGTCGCCTTCGCCGAGTGGCTGCGGGTCACGTACGCCCACCGCGGCGTCACGGTGAGCTGCCTGTGCCCCATGGGCGTGAACACCGACCTGCTGACCGGCGGCTCGGACTCCGCTGACGACAACGCCCGCCGCAGCGCCCGGGCGGTCACCGACGCGGGTGACGTGCTCGAGCCGCTCGACGTGGCCGACGTCGTCGTCGAGGCCCTGGGCGAGGAGCGCTTCCTCGTGCTGCCCCACCCCGAGGTGCTCGAGTTCTTCCGCCGCAAGGCCGGCGACTACGACCGCTGGCTCGCCGGCATGGCGCGCTACCAGGACTCGCTCGGCTGA
- a CDS encoding PIN domain nuclease, with protein sequence MALTHWLIDKSALVRLGESPDADEWANRIGRGLVRITTVTRLEIGFSARNAAQARTAFSTPPLSAMPVEYLTPAIEDRALEVQHLLAARSQHRAPSIPDLLIAATAELAGLAVLHLDKDFDLVAQITGQPCERLRG encoded by the coding sequence GTGGCGTTGACCCACTGGCTCATCGACAAGTCCGCCCTGGTGAGACTTGGCGAGAGTCCTGATGCGGACGAGTGGGCCAACCGGATCGGTCGCGGGCTCGTCAGGATCACGACGGTGACGCGCCTCGAGATCGGCTTCTCGGCGCGGAACGCCGCTCAAGCTCGCACGGCGTTCAGCACCCCGCCTCTGTCAGCCATGCCCGTGGAGTACCTGACGCCGGCGATCGAGGATCGTGCGCTCGAGGTGCAACACCTGCTCGCCGCCCGAAGCCAACATCGCGCCCCGTCGATTCCCGACCTCCTCATCGCGGCAACAGCTGAGCTCGCTGGCCTCGCTGTTCTGCACCTCGACAAGGACTTCGACCTCGTCGCCCAGATCACTGGTCAACCTTGCGAACGGCTCCGAGGCTGA
- a CDS encoding TetR/AcrR family transcriptional regulator codes for MSTTDSGAAPTTARGARTRSSLVAAARTVFERDGYLAARLVDIAAEAGVATGTFYTWFAGKEEVFAAVLDAAREDMLHPGEAHVEDTDDPVAVIEASTRAYLEAYRRNARLMVLQEQVATIDADFRAQRLERGDAFIRRNARSIERLQRRGLADARLDPVMTATALSSMVSRLAYSAFGLGADWTVDQLVETCTLLWANALGLDRG; via the coding sequence CTGAGCACGACCGACTCGGGCGCGGCACCGACCACGGCGCGAGGGGCTCGTACGCGCTCGTCCCTCGTCGCGGCCGCACGCACCGTGTTCGAGCGCGACGGGTACCTCGCGGCGCGACTGGTCGACATCGCCGCCGAGGCCGGTGTCGCGACGGGCACGTTCTACACCTGGTTCGCCGGCAAGGAAGAGGTCTTCGCGGCGGTGCTCGACGCCGCCCGCGAGGACATGCTGCACCCGGGGGAGGCCCACGTCGAGGACACCGACGACCCCGTCGCGGTGATCGAGGCGAGCACTCGGGCCTACCTCGAGGCCTACCGTCGCAACGCACGGCTCATGGTGCTGCAGGAGCAGGTCGCGACCATCGATGCCGACTTCCGCGCACAGCGGCTGGAGCGTGGCGACGCCTTCATCCGGCGCAACGCCCGGAGCATCGAGCGCCTGCAACGACGCGGGCTGGCCGATGCGCGGCTGGACCCGGTGATGACCGCGACGGCGCTGTCCAGCATGGTCAGCCGGCTCGCCTACTCGGCCTTCGGCCTCGGCGCCGACTGGACCGTCGACCAGCTGGTCGAGACGTGCACGCTGCTGTGGGCAAACGCGCTCGGCCTGGATCGGGGCTGA
- a CDS encoding NAD(P)/FAD-dependent oxidoreductase, with product MTQDSTRTQDDADERETYGLLVVGGGPAALEAARAYRDAGGGGPVHLVSADEHPPYARPPLSKDHLRGETAPEETQLEDASFYRDQGIDLRLGTRVEAIDPDGGRATGQGLDLRFDVAVLATGSDPVPLPVPGGEDPGLFLLRSRRQGEDLRAAVAAEGRRSAVVVGSGFIGCEAAASLAHLGLEVTLVSDESTPQEKRLGSYAAGRIADWLSGAGVRLELGRAVTEFPDATSVRTEDGATHRGDVVLVAAGVQPAAALAEDAGLTCEDGMVVVDSAMRTSHPRVLAAGDVALAHNDAAGRRVAVEHWGDAMTQGEVAGATAAGRTVTWDQAPGFWSEIGDHTLKYSAWGDGWDDVRVDEGGSDAEGAFAVWYLAGDTVVGVLAHERDDAYETGQDLVRRRAGVEELPITGGA from the coding sequence ATGACACAGGACTCGACACGCACGCAGGACGACGCGGACGAGCGCGAGACGTACGGGCTGCTCGTCGTGGGAGGCGGCCCCGCCGCCCTGGAGGCGGCCCGGGCCTACCGCGACGCCGGCGGCGGTGGACCCGTGCACCTGGTGTCCGCCGACGAGCACCCGCCGTACGCGCGACCGCCGCTGAGCAAGGACCACCTGCGTGGCGAGACCGCGCCCGAGGAGACCCAGCTGGAGGACGCGTCGTTCTACCGTGACCAGGGCATCGATCTGAGGCTCGGAACCCGTGTGGAGGCGATCGACCCGGACGGTGGACGTGCCACGGGGCAAGGCCTCGACCTGCGCTTCGACGTCGCCGTGCTGGCCACCGGCAGCGACCCGGTCCCGCTCCCGGTCCCGGGTGGTGAGGATCCGGGACTGTTCCTGCTGCGCTCCCGACGTCAGGGCGAGGATCTCCGCGCGGCGGTCGCCGCCGAGGGTCGCCGCAGTGCCGTCGTGGTCGGCTCGGGCTTCATCGGCTGCGAGGCGGCAGCGTCGCTGGCCCACCTGGGTCTCGAGGTCACGCTGGTCAGCGACGAGTCCACCCCGCAGGAGAAGCGGCTGGGGTCGTACGCCGCCGGCAGGATCGCGGACTGGCTCAGCGGCGCCGGCGTGCGGCTCGAGCTGGGCCGCGCTGTGACGGAGTTCCCGGATGCCACCTCGGTGCGCACCGAGGACGGCGCGACGCACCGTGGCGACGTCGTCCTCGTCGCGGCCGGGGTGCAGCCGGCCGCCGCGCTGGCCGAGGACGCGGGGCTCACCTGTGAGGACGGCATGGTCGTCGTCGACTCCGCGATGCGCACGAGCCACCCGCGGGTGCTGGCCGCGGGTGATGTGGCCCTGGCGCACAACGACGCCGCCGGACGTCGTGTGGCCGTCGAGCACTGGGGCGACGCGATGACCCAGGGCGAGGTCGCGGGAGCGACGGCGGCGGGACGCACGGTCACGTGGGACCAGGCGCCGGGCTTCTGGAGCGAGATCGGGGACCACACCCTGAAGTACTCGGCGTGGGGCGACGGCTGGGACGACGTGCGCGTGGACGAGGGAGGGTCGGATGCGGAGGGCGCCTTCGCGGTCTGGTACCTGGCCGGGGACACCGTGGTCGGGGTGCTGGCGCACGAGCGCGACGATGCGTACGAGACCGGCCAGGACCTCGTACGCCGCCGCGCGGGCGTCGAGGAGCTGCCGATCACCGGCGGAGCGTGA
- a CDS encoding glutamate--tRNA ligase, translated as MTDPAPVSGTDVRVRFCPSPTGSPHVGLARTALFNWAFARHHGGTFVFRIEDTDASRDSQESYNTLLEVMRWLGLDWDEGPEVGGPHGPYRQSERMDTYADVAAKLHEAGRAYHCYCSTEELDARNAQARAEGRAPGYDGHCRDLTADEVATYEADGRKPVLRFKMPEVDTTFDDLVRGEITFGADNVPDYALVRANGHPLYTLVNPVDDALMGITHVLRGEDLLSSTPRQIALHHALREIGVVDGPLPAFGHLPYVMGQGNKKLSKRDPEASLLGYRDVGFLPEGLLNYLALLGWSISEDRDVFTLAEMVEAFEISRVNPNPARFDIKKCEAINGDHVRMLSADDLADRLVPVLADGGVLPSEPSGAQRETLATAVPLVQERMGKLTEAVDMLGFLFVTDDDFTVDATDAAKLLDENGREVAGAAHDALESLSEWTTPAIEEALRTALIEERGLKPRVAFGPVRCAVTGRRVSPPLFESLELLGRESSLRRLASAR; from the coding sequence GTGACTGACCCTGCTCCCGTCTCCGGCACGGACGTCCGCGTCCGCTTCTGCCCGAGCCCCACCGGCAGCCCGCACGTCGGTCTGGCGCGCACGGCGCTGTTCAACTGGGCCTTCGCCCGCCACCACGGCGGCACGTTCGTCTTCCGCATCGAGGACACCGACGCCTCGCGCGACTCCCAGGAGTCCTACAACACGCTGCTCGAGGTCATGCGGTGGCTGGGGCTCGACTGGGACGAGGGCCCCGAGGTCGGCGGCCCGCACGGTCCCTACCGTCAGAGCGAGCGCATGGACACCTACGCCGACGTCGCGGCGAAGCTGCACGAGGCGGGCAGGGCGTACCACTGCTACTGCTCGACCGAGGAGCTCGACGCCCGCAACGCGCAGGCTCGCGCTGAGGGACGGGCGCCGGGGTACGACGGTCACTGCCGTGACCTGACCGCCGACGAGGTGGCGACGTACGAGGCGGACGGCCGCAAGCCCGTGCTGCGCTTCAAGATGCCCGAGGTCGACACCACGTTCGACGACCTCGTCCGCGGCGAGATCACCTTCGGTGCCGACAACGTGCCCGACTACGCGCTCGTACGCGCCAACGGTCACCCGCTCTACACGCTGGTGAACCCGGTCGACGACGCCCTGATGGGCATCACGCACGTGCTGCGCGGCGAGGACCTGCTGAGCTCCACCCCGCGGCAGATCGCGCTGCACCACGCGCTGCGCGAGATCGGCGTGGTCGACGGGCCTCTGCCCGCGTTCGGTCACCTCCCGTACGTCATGGGGCAGGGCAACAAGAAGCTCTCCAAGCGTGACCCTGAGGCCTCGCTGCTGGGCTACCGCGACGTGGGCTTCCTGCCCGAGGGGCTGCTCAACTACCTCGCGCTCCTCGGCTGGTCGATCAGCGAGGACCGTGACGTCTTCACCCTCGCCGAGATGGTCGAGGCGTTCGAGATCTCGCGCGTGAACCCGAACCCGGCCCGCTTCGACATCAAGAAGTGCGAGGCCATCAACGGCGACCACGTACGCATGCTCAGCGCCGACGACCTCGCCGACCGGCTGGTGCCGGTGCTGGCTGACGGCGGGGTGCTGCCGTCCGAGCCCAGCGGGGCGCAGCGCGAGACCTTGGCGACGGCGGTGCCGCTGGTGCAGGAGCGCATGGGCAAGCTGACCGAGGCGGTCGACATGCTCGGGTTCCTGTTCGTCACCGACGACGACTTCACGGTCGACGCGACGGATGCGGCGAAGCTGCTCGATGAGAACGGTCGCGAGGTGGCGGGCGCCGCCCACGACGCGCTGGAGTCGCTGTCCGAGTGGACGACGCCCGCGATCGAGGAGGCGCTGCGCACGGCGCTCATCGAGGAGCGCGGGCTCAAGCCGCGCGTCGCGTTCGGCCCGGTGCGGTGTGCCGTGACCGGCCGCCGCGTCTCGCCGCCACTGTTCGAGTCGCTCGAGCTGCTCGGTCGCGAGTCAAGCCTGCGTCGTTTGGCCTCGGCCCGCTAG
- a CDS encoding fumarylacetoacetate hydrolase family protein — translation MRIARFTAGEEPLYGIVEGEVDEHGQPDEDSQVIGLAGDPLHVGFHPSGETFRLSGVKLLAPVIPRSKVVAIGKNYADHAAEMGGEAPSEPLMFLKPNTAVVGPGDPIFYPRQSQQVDYEGELAVVIGRICRDVPAERAADVIFGYTIANDVTARDLQKSDGQWSRAKGFDSFCPIGPWIQTELDISDARIQTYLEGDLVQDGTTADLIHDVPSLIAYVSSVMTLLPGDLILTGTPAGVGPMNVGDEVEVSIAGIGSLTNKVTSRD, via the coding sequence GTGCGTATCGCCAGGTTCACCGCAGGTGAGGAGCCCCTCTACGGCATCGTCGAGGGCGAGGTCGACGAGCACGGCCAGCCCGACGAGGACTCCCAGGTCATCGGTCTCGCAGGAGACCCGCTGCACGTCGGGTTCCACCCGTCGGGGGAGACGTTCCGGCTCTCGGGGGTGAAGCTCCTGGCGCCGGTGATCCCGCGCAGCAAGGTCGTCGCGATCGGCAAGAACTACGCCGACCATGCGGCCGAGATGGGTGGCGAGGCGCCGAGCGAGCCGTTGATGTTCCTCAAGCCGAACACCGCCGTGGTGGGCCCCGGCGACCCGATCTTCTACCCGCGTCAGTCGCAGCAGGTCGACTACGAGGGCGAGCTGGCCGTCGTCATCGGTCGCATCTGCCGCGACGTGCCCGCCGAGCGGGCGGCCGACGTGATCTTCGGCTACACGATCGCCAACGACGTGACGGCTCGCGACCTGCAGAAGAGCGACGGACAGTGGTCGCGTGCCAAGGGCTTCGACTCGTTCTGCCCGATCGGACCGTGGATCCAGACCGAGCTCGACATCTCCGACGCACGCATCCAGACCTACCTCGAGGGCGACCTCGTGCAGGACGGCACCACCGCCGACCTGATCCACGACGTGCCGAGCCTGATCGCGTACGTCTCCTCGGTGATGACGCTGCTGCCCGGCGACCTGATCCTCACCGGCACCCCCGCGGGTGTCGGCCCCATGAACGTCGGTGACGAGGTCGAGGTCTCGATCGCCGGCATCGGCTCCCTGACCAACAAGGTGACCTCCCGTGACTGA
- a CDS encoding 3-methyladenine DNA glycosylase → MPLDRPPAPTRLPREEWRTRRAAHEARVDVWLEPHLERRRRGEKHPVMDFLFDYYAHRPAQLRTWAPGWDVALEWDHSVDGPVPKHHVLVDGWCVVDPGLLGRREVLVTTLRRLLAATASRPAQLGCLGLHEWAMVYRTLPGQQRHEAWPLRLGHDGTDEVVESHQLTCTHFDAFRFFTEPAVPRNRHLPRAEDREAYEQPGCLHAGMDLYKHAFRLWPLVSSDLVADCFELAREIRVLDMEASPYDLADLGHSPVRIETPEGKRAYVERQRDLSERGAPLRRRLLDACRMLESQSASRARA, encoded by the coding sequence GTGCCTCTCGACCGCCCGCCTGCGCCCACCAGGCTCCCGCGCGAGGAGTGGCGTACGCGCCGCGCCGCCCACGAGGCGCGCGTCGACGTCTGGCTCGAGCCCCACCTCGAGCGGCGCCGTCGCGGCGAGAAGCACCCGGTGATGGACTTCCTCTTCGACTACTACGCACACCGCCCCGCGCAGCTGCGGACGTGGGCGCCGGGGTGGGACGTCGCCTTGGAGTGGGATCACAGCGTTGACGGCCCGGTGCCGAAGCACCACGTGCTGGTCGACGGCTGGTGCGTCGTCGACCCCGGACTGCTGGGACGCCGTGAGGTGCTCGTGACGACGCTGCGGCGTCTGCTCGCCGCGACCGCGTCGCGACCGGCGCAGCTGGGGTGCCTGGGCCTGCACGAGTGGGCGATGGTCTACCGCACCCTCCCCGGGCAGCAGCGGCACGAGGCGTGGCCGCTGCGGCTGGGCCACGACGGCACCGACGAGGTCGTGGAGTCCCACCAGCTGACCTGCACGCACTTCGACGCGTTCCGCTTCTTCACCGAGCCGGCCGTGCCCCGCAACCGGCACTTGCCCCGGGCCGAGGACCGGGAGGCGTACGAGCAGCCGGGCTGCCTGCACGCCGGCATGGACCTCTACAAGCACGCCTTCCGGCTCTGGCCGCTGGTCTCCAGCGATCTGGTGGCGGACTGCTTCGAGCTGGCCCGCGAGATCCGGGTGCTCGACATGGAGGCGTCGCCGTACGACCTGGCCGACCTCGGCCACTCCCCCGTGCGCATCGAGACCCCTGAGGGCAAGCGGGCGTACGTCGAGCGTCAGCGCGACTTGAGCGAGCGCGGCGCCCCGTTGCGCCGGCGGCTGCTCGACGCGTGTCGCATGCTCGAGTCGCAGTCCGCGTCGCGGGCCCGGGCGTGA
- a CDS encoding SDR family oxidoreductase yields MRGTDLTDRVAIVTGASRGIGLATAEALHEAGAHVVLTSRSQESADEAAASVGERAVGIAAHAADDDASRACVAQVMERFGRIDVLVNNAGTNPAYGPLMGQDHARVAKTMDVNLWAPLRWTQLVVEAWMGEHGGSVVNNASLGAYAVDPDLAVYHASKAALVHLTRHLTVELGPGVRVNAVAPGVVRTRLAEALWRDHEAAVAGRTPLGRIGEPNDVASAILFLASDAAAWITGETLVIDGGQLIGRQSGEDS; encoded by the coding sequence ATGAGAGGCACCGACCTCACCGACCGCGTCGCGATCGTCACCGGCGCCTCGCGCGGCATCGGGCTCGCCACCGCCGAGGCGCTGCACGAGGCCGGCGCCCACGTCGTGCTCACCTCGCGGTCGCAGGAGTCCGCCGACGAGGCCGCCGCCTCGGTGGGGGAGCGGGCGGTGGGAATCGCCGCCCACGCGGCCGACGACGACGCGTCCCGCGCCTGTGTCGCGCAGGTGATGGAGCGCTTCGGCCGCATCGACGTGCTGGTCAACAACGCCGGCACCAACCCGGCGTACGGGCCGCTCATGGGTCAGGACCACGCCCGCGTCGCCAAGACAATGGACGTCAACCTCTGGGCACCCCTGCGCTGGACCCAGCTCGTCGTCGAGGCGTGGATGGGCGAGCACGGCGGCTCGGTCGTCAACAACGCGTCGCTCGGCGCGTACGCCGTCGACCCCGACCTCGCGGTCTACCACGCCTCGAAGGCGGCGCTCGTGCACCTGACGCGGCACCTGACCGTCGAGCTCGGGCCCGGCGTACGCGTCAACGCGGTCGCCCCCGGGGTCGTGCGCACCCGCCTGGCCGAGGCGCTCTGGCGCGACCACGAGGCCGCGGTGGCGGGGCGTACGCCGCTGGGCCGCATCGGCGAGCCCAACGACGTCGCCTCGGCGATCCTCTTCCTCGCCTCCGACGCCGCGGCGTGGATCACCGGCGAGACGCTCGTCATCGACGGTGGCCAGCTGATCGGTCGGCAGTCGGGGGAGGACTCCTGA
- a CDS encoding CPBP family intramembrane metalloprotease: MATTSPAPDADFTQLLRGPSYAWWKPVLAIPLVAVFMLVVSLVALLVGAAFDPRGFVEAFSDYGSSSPTVTPSFLLALNLSLAAGIPAAWFCVRVVHGLAIGFASSVVGRIRWRLLGWYTGAAALTLLVTLGASFLLPEEVMSSGGAGGEVAGSTAGSTLAFVLVLLLSTPLQAAGEEYIFRGYLMQALGALGRSSWFAVLVTAAAFAAVHGQQNLPLLADRFAFGIVAGITVVVTGGLEAALAMHVLNNLLALGLALVTGELGSALTVSEVSWWNLPITLVQSLVFLALVVRITRAQDVAARTPRIGRAEARPVESTLG, translated from the coding sequence GTGGCCACCACGTCCCCAGCCCCTGACGCCGACTTCACCCAGCTGCTGCGCGGGCCGTCGTACGCGTGGTGGAAGCCTGTGCTCGCGATCCCGCTCGTCGCGGTGTTCATGCTCGTCGTCAGCCTCGTGGCGCTGCTCGTGGGCGCGGCGTTCGACCCGCGCGGCTTCGTCGAGGCCTTCAGCGACTACGGCAGCAGCTCACCGACGGTCACGCCGTCGTTCCTGCTCGCCCTGAACCTCTCGCTCGCGGCCGGCATCCCGGCGGCGTGGTTCTGCGTACGCGTCGTCCACGGTCTCGCGATCGGCTTCGCCAGCTCGGTCGTGGGACGCATCCGGTGGCGGCTGCTCGGCTGGTACACCGGCGCCGCGGCTCTGACGTTGCTGGTGACGCTGGGCGCGAGCTTCCTGCTGCCCGAGGAGGTCATGAGCAGTGGAGGGGCAGGCGGTGAGGTCGCCGGCAGCACAGCAGGCTCGACCCTGGCCTTCGTGCTCGTGCTGCTGCTGAGCACCCCGCTGCAGGCCGCGGGGGAGGAGTACATCTTCCGCGGCTACCTAATGCAGGCACTCGGCGCGTTGGGCCGCAGCAGCTGGTTCGCGGTGCTCGTGACGGCCGCCGCCTTCGCCGCGGTGCACGGACAGCAGAACCTGCCGCTGCTGGCCGACCGGTTCGCCTTCGGGATCGTCGCCGGCATCACCGTCGTGGTCACCGGCGGGCTCGAGGCCGCGCTGGCGATGCACGTGCTGAACAACCTCCTGGCGCTGGGCCTGGCGCTGGTCACCGGTGAGCTGGGCAGCGCGCTGACGGTCTCGGAGGTCTCCTGGTGGAACCTCCCGATCACGCTCGTGCAGTCGCTGGTCTTCCTGGCGCTGGTCGTACGCATCACCCGCGCCCAGGACGTCGCCGCGCGGACACCCCGGATTGGCCGGGCCGAGGCACGCCCTGTAGAGTCAACCCTCGGTTGA
- a CDS encoding antitoxin, with amino-acid sequence MADVLVRDIPDEVLAGVDAHAARLGLSRAQYIRRRLTADASVSSDGVSRDDLKTFSDTFADLVDPEVMAAAWR; translated from the coding sequence ATGGCCGACGTGTTGGTCCGTGACATTCCCGACGAGGTCCTGGCCGGTGTGGATGCCCACGCCGCGCGCCTGGGTCTCTCGCGCGCGCAGTACATCCGTCGTCGGCTGACGGCCGACGCCAGCGTCTCCAGCGACGGCGTCTCGCGCGATGATCTGAAGACCTTTTCCGACACCTTCGCTGACCTGGTCGACCCCGAGGTCATGGCTGCGGCGTGGCGTTGA
- a CDS encoding helix-turn-helix domain-containing protein, which translates to MGHDSLIARARIDAGLSQGELADLAGTSRPTVSAYERGRKSPTLETASRIIAAAGHEFDVSPVIEFERVPVGRGRDVWVPTALPRLPVRRAMGTVVLPLHLNWSDGGRTYDLRDRRQRARVYEVVLREGVPHDVLSYVDGALLIDLWEELAIPRSVRAAWDPVVTNATASDSRGGRSRANSEQVA; encoded by the coding sequence ATGGGTCACGACAGCCTGATCGCACGCGCAAGGATCGATGCGGGCCTTTCGCAGGGGGAGTTGGCTGACCTGGCGGGCACGTCGCGTCCGACGGTGTCGGCCTACGAGCGTGGGCGGAAGTCTCCGACGTTGGAGACGGCGTCGCGCATCATCGCTGCAGCAGGTCACGAGTTCGATGTGAGTCCGGTGATCGAGTTCGAGCGCGTGCCGGTCGGTCGCGGACGCGACGTGTGGGTGCCGACCGCCTTACCGAGGTTGCCGGTGCGTCGAGCGATGGGGACGGTGGTGCTGCCACTGCACCTGAACTGGTCAGATGGCGGCCGAACCTACGACCTCCGTGACCGTCGTCAGCGCGCTCGGGTGTACGAGGTCGTCCTGCGTGAGGGTGTCCCGCACGACGTGCTCAGCTACGTGGACGGCGCGTTGCTAATCGATCTGTGGGAAGAGCTCGCCATTCCTCGGTCGGTGCGGGCCGCCTGGGACCCGGTCGTCACGAACGCAACCGCCAGCGACTCCCGCGGTGGACGATCTCGTGCAAACAGCGAGCAAGTCGCGTGA